The segment TTGAAAAAGTgacaaaatgaataaaatgatttaGTGTATAAATGAGGAAACTTTACAAGCTGGTGCTGTTGGTGTCAAAGTTGCAGTTCCTTTAAAGTCACAGCTAGCACCAGATGCACCTTTTCTTTGATAATAACTATTAACAGCATAGTTGCAATGGTCTTTGATAGTGTCAGGGTTGAAACAAGCACCATTAGTATGGATAGCTGTGCAATCAGCTCCAGATCCACAGGCAAAATCTATGTTCTCCTGAAGAATTTTATTATCTATACCATCTTTGCAAGTACAGTAACTAGCACCTGcagaaacaaaatccacaagaaAATCAGCTCAAACAAGTAAATCTCTTTTTGTTTCCaattaaaagggaaaaagacTGAATCTTTGAACTAAGCAGAATCAAGAACATCCTTATGTGAAACCccatatcaagaaaaatatgaaatttgcaaaaaaacagagaaaatatgaagacaaaagggaaaaaaaggtTGAATCTTTGAACTTAGTGAATCAAGAACATCCATAAGATCATAATATAGTGAAACCCCatctaaagaaaaatatgaaaaatagagaaaacaaagaaaatatgagggaaaaagattgaatctttgaACTTGGTATTATTAAGAACATCCTTAAAAGCAAAATATAGTGAAACCCCATCTCAAGAAAATATGAGAAATGCAGAAAACTTGAAAGCAAAGTGAAAAAGACTGAATTTTTGAGCTTGGTTGAATCAAGAACATCCTCAAGATCACATTTGGTGAAACCCCATGtcatgaaaaacatgaaaaCTTGAAGGCAAAGAGGAAAAGACTGAATCTTTGAACTTGGTTGAATCAAGAACATCCTCAAGATCAACATTTGGTGAAACCCCATGTCAAGAAAAACATGAAAACTTGAAGGCAAAGAGGAAAAGACTGAATCTTTGAACTTGGTTGAATCAAGAACATCCTCAAGATCAACATTTGGTGAAACCCCATGTCAAGAAAAACATGAAAACTTGAAGGCAAAGAGGAAAAGACTGAATCTTTGAACTAAGCAGAATCAAGAACAGCAAAATAGTGGAACCCCATCTCAGTACAAATATGAAAGTTGCTGAATACTTAAAGGCAAAGAGAAAAAGACTCCATCTTTGAACTTAATAGAATCAAGAACATATCTTAAGAGGCAATATATAGTGAAAACCCATcacaagaaaatatgaaaaaaagaaaacatgagGGCAAGTAAAAAGTGTTTGCTTACTTGAGTGACCAATTATAGCCAATAAAAACACCAAAGATAACATAAAAGCAGCCATGATTGTGGAAGCAATAATGAAGAAATTGCACTTTACTTTTTCAAGAGAAAAAGTTGGTTGGTGAGAGAAGaggaaggagaagaagaagggaaaaCAGAGTTTTCTAGTCTAGACAACAAAATGAGAGTGGCTACTGAAGTACAGGAGCTATATGACTGTTTTAGTGGTACTTTATATGTATGATGTGTGTTAATTTACagtattttttcatatatatatatatatgtatgtatgtttttgTTGAGAATGGGAGACAGTGTTTTTGGAAATTGAGCAGTAAAGCTAAAGGCTTTGTCATATATAATTGACTGTACATGTACTTGTGTGTGCCCATTGCCTTTCAAACGGTCATAAACTCATTCATATGGTTACTAACTAACTCAGCTCTGGttaaacaaaaaatgaacatgCATTTTAACTCTACCTGAAATAATTTTACCTCATTCAATTTTAGATGCATATAAATAgagatttaaaaatatataaattataattaacagaCACATGTATCTTACATAACAATCTATATGATAATTTCACGtcttacaaattattttatatgcgTTGTGTTACGTAAGACGCATGtatttacttgtttaattttatataaattcaagtGCTTACTTATATACACACAAAGTTTAAGAGTATAAATGTCAACTAAAATCAAGTTAAATAgtgtatttatgtattatgtctttcCCAAAAAGAGTCGAGATTTCCTTTTTTAACTTATTAGAGTTTTTCAAGTTTTTGCTCTCGTAATGAAATCACTTCTTCCTTAATTACAATGCTTGAGTTCAAACTCTGActattgaaaaaaattcttaatagGGAGCATTTCTTCTCTTTAACAGAGCGTTACATAGTATGAATTCAAAATAGTTGGACTGCAATAGAAGTGCTAAACACCAAGACAAAAAAATGATAACTTGAATTTCATAatgttaaaattgaaaatgaggAGAATTTATTATCCAAGTAACCATATGTAATTAAAAGTTGTATTTAAAGTTTATGAAACTCataatttgtttgatttattaaatttacaattaaatatttaaatatactaataattttacaaaaaaaacaataattttatatttagaaaaatactTTATGCCTTTTGTTTTATCTTACTTAATTAAGTGAGAAGTCTTTAATTGCACAAGAACgttattacatatttaaaaattaaaattttaaaatatagaataatGGAATACTACCTAACTCAACTCTGGTTAAActtatattcaaataaaatttaataaattagggTTTGTTGCAGAAATGGCTCCATGATAGTCTATTTTAACTACACTTTTTTATGGTGTGCTGTCGTTATATTTTTGCATTCAATAAGGATATTGTAAAAAGTTTAACAGATTCTTCCCACGAATACAActacaataatttattttttttaaaaaaaaaaaggttatagttatttttatttattttatttttggtaatattgaattatttatgtGCTATGGTGGCTTTTTtaagtaataattaatttagtaaatACGATTTATAAGTATGTTTTGtgtcaattaataaaattatgtaaaaagtaTGCAAATCACGTAGTGTAAAACACAAATTACATCCTATTCCTATTCTTtcacaaattacaaaaatcccGCCTTTTTAGTAACTTTAGGATGCATTCTTTTTTTCGTGCGATACATTATATTTGATGCAACATTATCCGTTTATTGCGTGAAGTATGAGATTAGTAActgaaaatttaatttcatcCCCTTCAAATACGTTGATGTAATCAAGTCACCCAAAATGTGCctaaatttgttatttaaaatattcaattttagtctatatcaaacactaaaataattagaaaatacaaattttgatttatttattcatattcgtccaaaaaaagttacaaaaacCTGGTTCGTTATTTTGAGTCTCAAATCCGCCGTTGTGGATGACTGGACAAACGATTCACAATTTCGAATcatcaattcaaaattattgaGTATAATAAATCGTTGAGTAATTTGAATTCAATGTATCACACAAATCTGATTAGACATGGACAATATTTGTTGCTGCTAACATTGCTATAAGATAGTTATAAAATTGTGTCGCTATGTGTTAGTTTGGTGCTGAAAGAAAACACTATTTGCCTTAAGctaaaaatatgtaattgtgGTAGATTTCAACTTGACGAGATACCTTGTGAACGTTATggaaaaaagatatattaatcaTGATACATTACTTTCctaaaatatttagtaaattgCTAAATGTTGTAATCCTATTAAATACATTAGAGAAGTAAATATTTGTTGATTGATGCATTATTGTGTGGTAGTTATTGAGTATAATATACATGTAATTGTAGTTTGCCAAagaatgaatatatattatatacctATTGTTTGATCTAATACGTAGTGCTCCAGTTATAGAACATTCTGAGTTAGTATCAAGATTATTATTAGGTAAATGTAAATATTCATCGCATTCTAAATTGGGTAAGATCGAACAAAGGTTAAAGAGTGCAGATACATAACACAAAACAAATTTGTTACTGACTAATAGCCTTTTATTTGGCTAAGattgatgatatattaaagAACTTGATACATGTAGATGATACATTAGGTAGTGTTTATGTATAAACAACATTTGTATTGAATATGATAAAACTAATAGAATATTCAACaacattaaaattatgtatcaacaccttaaatatgaatatgataCATTGCATAAAACCAAAGTTATTGTAACAGGATGATGTATCAAGTCAGTGATAGCACTAATAAAGACTaatttaagaatcaaaataaacGAGTTTACattgaaaatcaacaaaggcaTTATATATTCgtttaagaaacaaaatcaactagatacattaaatatgaaatcatatgtattataaaggatgaaatacaaaaatagaaaaaaaatcaacaattattCTGTTGAAagcaa is part of the Solanum lycopersicum chromosome 1, SLM_r2.1 genome and harbors:
- the LOC101257693 gene encoding PLASMODESMATA CALLOSE-BINDING PROTEIN 1, with the protein product MAAFMLSLVFLLAIIGHSSASYCTCKDGIDNKILQENIDFACGSGADCTAIHTNGACFNPDTIKDHCNYAVNSYYQRKGASGASCDFKGTATLTPTAPASAGSGCVYQSTAGNTSPTTVPGTTSPSTGGTSTSTGTGSGTTLPGTNPAFGLGPSGMTNTDINGATIIHQNTMFFTITLLFTTLLVCLRA